The genomic stretch AGCTTTATGAGTTTTCCAGTTTTCCAGTTTTCCACTGTGTCCGTCGGCCACCTGTCTCAATTCCCATGCGTGCGGTCAGCCAGGTGTCCTAGGACCCGGGCCTAGGCCAAAAACTGActgaacttttttttgtttccaaCTGAGAAAATATTATGcgaaaaattatattaaaactTTGTCGAGTGAGTGGAGGCCTTTGTTAAACTTTTCACTGTTGCAGGCAGCATGTGGGAATCGGAGTCCGCGCCAAAGAAGTGAGTGGAAGTTCAGGAAGGAGTCCGAGGAAAGACCTATCAATAGCAATGGCAACAATGGCCAATTTGTAGCAAGGTTCTTGAGGCGCATAAATTAAACCTTCGCCCTCTAATTGGACCAGTCCATCCAGTCCTCCTGTCGCTCCTTCCTTCTGCATAGAAatgacgaggacgacgacgatggcgaCACTTGAAATCAAAATTCATGACCGAGGGTGCGGGGAGAAAGTCCAGGGCGGGGGTTTTGCACGTGGGACTTTGTACCGGTGGTGTTTTAATCTTGGAATATATTTCTAAAGACTTTTGGGTCAGTAAAGTGCCTGGCCATCGCTTTTTTCCCCTCAAGAAGCGCCGCTGGAAAACGCATCGTGTAACAGCAGAAGAGTACTAgcacgagtgcgagtgcgagtgtatGGGAGGGAAAATTGTAGGGAAATGTCCGCAGCTTGTTTGCATTGGGCGTAGAGCGAAAAGGCAGCAAGGCGTAACATGCGATAAAATTGAGTTGGAAACGTGTTTCAAATCTAAAATTAACAAACTGTCGGAGAGAGTCAGTTGCCGGAGAGTCCGTCCCATGCCCGACTAAATGTCCTGCGACGCAGAGCCTAGTCCTGCATGTAAATGACTTTTTAATGATGCCCTACAGTCCGTCTCGGCTACATTGAAATCCTCTTGCTGGCAGTATgctgctccatctccatctgcaccCCATCCCCATTGTCCCCTCCATGCAAGTCTCATTCGAGTGTCATACCCTGTAGGTCGGCCCCTGCCTAATTGCTGACATAATTTCCCCCTGTTTTTCATGTTTCTCCTGGTTTTTTTTCCCCTTCAGCACTTtaatagttttcttttttcgcgCCATGTTTCCCCGGGTATTGGTTTCATGTAAATGTGGAGCGCCTGATTAGCGCTAGTcatgaatttcaatttgcctCTTAATTAATTGTTGCTTGAAAATTCTTTCGCGTGCTAATGGCTGTCCCTGTCCAGGACGAGTATATCTGCTTAAAATTGTTCCATAATTGACTTGGCAATTGTTCGAGAGTGAAGGATAATTGCAGTCACTGGGATTCCCTGGTAATTATTACAAGCACCATTGTAATGTGAGGAGAAAGTTCAATGTGGAATTAAATGGAGCAATACAATTAATGAGGGAGGTTCGTTTTCAAAAGTATTTCAAGCATTTGAAGGAAGTACGAATTTTGTAGAGCAACGTATCACTACAATCCAATCAACAAACACTGATATATAAACACTGGTTATCCTGTTACAATTTCCACTTTGTCTATGCAACATATTCGCCGCAACATTATCATCAACCATTTGAAAAGTCAATTTATACAATTGTACCAACAAATAGGGTTTAACCAATTTTGTAAACCAATACGGTACAAAAAAgatgggtgggtggctggCAAATAACAATTTGCTGAGGAAAAACACCAGAGTGGAGAAGCTCCGAAGCTCGGACAACTGCAGAGGACAGGAAAACTCAATAAGATTTCAATTGTTGTTCCGGTCGATGATGGCATCGTCGGATGGGAGGAGGAGCAAAAGAGTGCCCTGCCCATTTTCATTAGACTTTCaacactggcactggcactggcacttgtgtgagtgtgagtgtgtgggtgggaCGGTGTGTGTTGTAAAGTCACAAAATTATATtgttcaaaataaaataaagcatGTTTTCGGTAGAGCTTCAAGTGGGAGAAGAGAAGTCTAGAGATTTGGGGAGTGCAAAACCcgaaatgcaaacaaacaaagccaaaggccTAAAGTTCATTTGCACAATTTCCCAGCTCTTGGCCGTAGTTCGTAGTAGCTGTAGTATAGTACTGCCCCTGAAATACACTCCATTCCTCCCCCGCCTTTGGCCAAAGTCAAAGGCCGTGTGCGCACAGGccttggcaaacaaaaagacCAAAAAGACGTTGGCAATCCTTTTGATGAGGTCAACGTTGGTTTGGTTTCCTGtccacacatacacgcacacagtcGCCCACACGCCTCTCATATGTGAGTGGACAGTGGCACCAGATGTTCCATAAGTGCGGCAGATCTATTTTTCTATGTACCCTGGGCGCTGCTCCATGCCGCGTGACACCCAAAATTTAATCAGAAGATACGTCTCTGTAGTTCTGTCTAGATCCCAACACACTGTGCCATTTGACCAGGCCGAATGCTTACTTTtctatgtgtttgtgtgtgctacagatagagagatgagaatgatgatgatgatggcgatggcgatggcgaggaGAGAGGCAGTCTGTCGATGGATGATGTCTGGGCAATAGAGGCAAGCGGTGTATTGAGGCCGACGCATTGGCAGGATTAAATTTGGAAGGTATTGAAGCATGTTATTCGTCATCAATGTAGTTTGCACTAACTAGtttgtgttgctgctgctggtgctgctggcttCTACTGTTGCTGTAGCCGAGCAGAGCTGTTTGTTTTCATCTTCTtaatgctgttgttgcttttgcaaGGCATGTTATTGttgtcagagagagagagggagagagagtcgATAGTGGAAGACCAGAGAGTGGGTGTCTCAGAGTCTCCGTCGTCGTTTCCTTGTTGTTTGCATTGTTTACGCACTTTCGCCTTGATATTATTGTAGTGTGCATTTCGGCTTGATAGTCACATGACCAGGAACAAGGAGTAATGGCCAGATTGAACAGCCACCACCACACCAGCgtcgcacccgcacccgcacccgcacccgcacccgcacccgcacccaaCCCCCGATTCTACTCAATTGACTGGGAGTAAAGCTGAATGCATGATTGGACTTCGTGGTTGTAGCATGTCTGGTCATGTCAAGAAATAGAGGTAGATGTttggatagatagatggatagatagatagatagatagatagatagatagatagatagatagatagatagatagatagttaAATAGGGGTTCAATCTTCTGTGTACTGAATGATTTGTGTAGATTTATCTTTTCGTTTCGGACTAAATGCTAATAGTTTTTCTATCTTTTGTTTCTATCTAACCATTCAAttcctatatatgtataagaagcgccaacccccggctcacacGCTGCGCTTGCTCGCGCTGATATGAGCAAAATATCGGAGCGACAAGGCTCTACCTCTAGATTTCTGAAGAATATCTGAATGCCATCAAAATAATCGTTGTATCTTCAAGTGTGCCTTCCATCTTTCTTGTTcctttcttttggttttttccgtGTTCTAATCCACTTTATTCTCTCCTTTTCTTTGGCAATTGTTCAATGCCTCGCACATCACTCATCATCATCGCGCATGGGGAGTCTGCTGCCTCTCTCCCTGCCCCCTACGATTCCCACCTCCTGGTTATTGATCACTCGACATCAGTGTGATAAATATCTGGTCGGTTCATTGTCTGAGCATAAACCCCGTACACACCGATTGCTCCAATGACCCCAAGCGACACCCCCCATCCTTTGCACCTGTCTTTGTCTTATGCTGAATGGTCGTCGGGTTCCCGTCCCCTGGTTTTCTCCATTGCATTATTTATGGGCACAGCAAGCGGCCCTCTCGAGGGATTGGAGGGCTTTCATTGTTTTAACCACTAAACACGAGGCGATTTATCTTTCGACTGgcactttcttttttttcaccTTTTATCTCAGGATGAAAGATAGTGAAAGATGATTCTTTTCTTATGCAAAAAAGGGGGTCTGGAGGAGCGGGTTCTTCCAGGATTCTGTGAAGTCTAATaatggagtttttttttgttatctTATGATTAAGATAGTGCCTCTAGAATTGCTTTATGATCAGTAAGTAGCCTAAGCtccattttgaatttttgtattttttttagagaTCTAAGGAAACAAAGGAATTTTATTcttcaattttaaaaatattttttaaaatatttttttttttactgcaCCCATGGTTGTGGATTTATATACAGCTTTGAGATTGTGCCACGCAACGAGTCGAAGCCCTGGTTCATTGGCACCGGCTTGGGCTTCGTGTGGACGGTGCTGAACCACTTCTTAATCGCCATTTCGGACTGTCTCTTTCGATGGAATAGATCCTCTTCGTGCTTAATCTTCGCCAGTTGTTCCTCCTGGCGCTTGGACCTCTGCATCTGGATCTTCTTCAGACGCCAGTTTTCAAGCTCCAGATTAATCTCCTCCTTGGATATATTGCGAGCTGGTTTGGCAGCGGCGACCACTGTTATGGGATTACTCTTCAGCGAAAAGCTGGCATTGAGTGCCGCTACCTGTATGTGATTCTGAACGCGTTGTGCCTCCTCCTCACGTTTCTTGTTTTTCAGCCACATCTGGTAGACCATCTGTGATATTTCCTTACGCTGAGCCGCGTAAAAATCCCTGGCGGCGCGTTCTTCCATCTGTCGGTACTGCTGCTCCTTGCGCTGCCTTCGCTTGCATGCCAGCCAGTCGTCGTAGGTACAGGCCCAGGACTTCACATTTTCCTGCGGAAACCATTAGGATTAGAATGGGAAATTCGTTGGGGAGTGGATCGTACCTTAAGATGACTTTCTTTCTGAGACTTTGGGGAGTTTGGTGTTCCCTTCTGCGATATGGGACTCCTTTTGTTTGTGGGAGTATCGCCATCTTCATTCTCAGGCACTGATGCAACCGATGTTGAAGTGCGCAGATGAGATTTATGCATCAAATTCAAAAGTTTTTTCCTGGTGCGGAGCTCATCAGATGTCGGATCGAGAAGTGACCGCTTCTTTTTGGATATACATGAATCCGGCGACGATTCAAATATTGATATATGGACATCTGACGACCGTTGTCTCGTCATGCGATATCCCCCAGGAGATGCGTCATCAGAGGAAGCGCATTCAGATATTGGTGAAAGGGAAATCATGAGATCGGTATTCATCTCCTCATCATACGATGACAGTGGagaaaaatttaaattcgGTGATTCTTCATCCGTCGATGTCGACTTGCAGCTCTCCGACGATTGCTTCTTCCTATTCATGCGAGGATCTTTCTTTAAAGTACCACCTGACGATGATGAAGATTGAGGATTCCGGGTCTGCAAGGATTGGTTGGCCTTTATGCGGCTAATTCCACGAAAGACCGCTTTTGAATATGGAGAGGACATCGGTTTCTGCATCTCTGGAGATCGCTTCATGTTCATGCGAGAGTCCTTATTAAATGTCCGACCTGGCGATAAAGAAGACGAAGATTTGCGGGCTTTCTCCTTGCGGTTACTACCAGACGATGATGAGGCTGGAGATTTGCGGGTCTTCCCCGATCGCTTAATCTTCTTTGGAAGATTCCCATACGGAGATGGTTGGGATTTGTGGATCTCTGATCGCTTAATTATTCGGAAGGTTTTTCCAGGCGTTGATGAGGCTGAAGAATCTTTGGTATGCAACGATCGCTTAACGCTTTTACGAGGATTCCCACACGATGGTGAGGACCCTGGGGAACCCGTTTTTATCTTCTTAATGCGCTTCTTCTTTACCTCTTTACCCGATGATGATAATGGAGATGATTTTTGGATCTTAACGCTCAAACTATGATCCTTGTGAAAGTCCTCCTTGGGCCGCCTGTTCTTCCTTCCAATGCGATCAGATTTTGGGGTCAATTGGAATGTACATCCGGATATGGTCGGTGATCTTTGCGAAGTTCCCCCCTTAAATCGATCAGATAGTTTGTCAGATTTTTCAGAATGACACTTCCCCTTTGCTGTCTTCAACTCAGTCGTTTTTATCCCCTTGGTGAGTTCACTGAAGGGAATAAAGTTGACTCCGCCATGGAATGCCATTTCCCGAGTATTTCAATTCCTGTAGGGTAGGGGAAATTAATTTCTGTCTGTTTTTGGGGTTTCATTGATTGATGAATGATATGCTACTTGGTAACAGGTTTCCAAATTACATGGAGGCAGGGGGTTCAGATGGGGGATATGGGACTACGTTGTTttcaaaaaattcaaaagaaaatctCTGCGGCTCATTACTTGTTTCTCTCATTGTGAAAGTTTTCATACGCGGTATTCAAAGAGTTAAGGGATATATAAGGTTCAtggtggatgtgtgtaactctcagaaggaagcgtttccgaagCCGAGTCCCTATAGCCAGATAGTCTGTTCGTTCTTCTCTCTGCCAGAGCAACCCAATTTGGTATACAGACTCCAGTGATATCTATAATATATTTAGATTGGCTGCCATGCATTCAGAAACATTCCAGCTATTCCATAACCAATAAGCACTATCCCTACGTACCTATTATTTTGACCAGTAGTGTATCTGTGCACACACAGATTACAGGGTGGAAGAGTAGAGCTGCGGCCCTTGCCGCGGCTCCGCTAGTTTTGTGGTGGATTTTCAAAAGTTTGATGGGTCTCCTATAGTCGGTACTTTACAACTTTAGCCACTCTGATGTTTGTgcttgttgttttcttttcgccTGAATTGCTGTTGTGACCTGTCGCTGCTTCCGATTCTCATATAAGCCGCCTATCAATGCGGCTccataaaatatttgccatgGCACTCAGTGAGGGGGAGAGAGGCTGAGCGACCGACAGGTATTCACACAATTAAACCGGCAGCCATGCCAATCGCCAATCGCCCTTTTGCATATGCAACGAgcaaattttaattacaatggccaaaagcagagcagagcagaggcaggggcaggtccagagccagagccgatCCTATCCGTGTGCtcggaaaaacaacaacagaacaggGGACAGGACAATATATAAAGAATACCttgacgatggcgatggcggctGCGGACGGTGTAAACCTCAGTTGCCGACACATCAGTAAATGGCGGCGGCCCATTGACATTTCCGCTGATTACTTTATGGCCAAACACATGTacagacccacacacacacacacacacagccgcgACACACATTCATACGACAGGGAGGCCAATGCATAACGCTCCGACGCCTGTCCCAACATGACATGACATTTCAACGCCCCACCCGCAGAGCCACTGCCCCAGAACCCATCCTTCCATCAGATCTGCCCCCCTCTCCTGCATAGACTCGTCTGCTTCTCGCGAATGGGGATCTCTTGGTTATGGGTCCCTCCTGCAACCTTGGCGGGAGGGTATAATTACTTTGTAACGATGCTTGTACTTGCACTAACGTGAGCCATGGCGGTAGAGTGCGGTTATATGGTATTTATAGTTTTTAAGGATATTTGGATTCGATTTTAATTAATCGGaaaaaacatatatacataatttatgatcaaaaaagtttatttattcaaagGATCTATTTCAGAtaaaaaagatatatatttattcgtCGAGTTAGATAtcttttaaaaaattgttaGGAACTTATTAGCGATTGCAATTTGTGTTTAATCAtcataaaaatacatttagttgtagtttttacacaaaaaaattataaaggAATATTTCCTCTtttaaaacacaaaaataattcACACATAAAAACTCCCTTCCCAATGATATGCACGTTGCCGTCTGCTAAAGTAATCTTAGGGTATCAAGCTCTCTAATTAGGGTATCATCAGATCCTGTTCATGAATCCTGTGGctgagtggctgtggctgtggctggggctggggcacacaaacacagagatGCACCCGTGGACACGGAGCCGAATGCCGAAAATCTCCCAAATTTAATGACAGACTAATTATGCGTGCAAATggtttataaatattttataatgtCCGGGTGACCCTGACTTCAAGGCAGCAGAATACCTGCTggtccccccgcccccaccacACTTGTCCGTTCATTGTATGCCATTTGGCTTTTCCATTGTACGTGagtgggggtgtgtgtgtgtatctgtgcttTGCGCATCGCTGATTGCATTGCGGTTTTACGACTTCATTATTGTTAATTATACGCCACGTTACCAGCCTCCTGCCCCtactccttctcctccttcatGGTCCTGGTCCTAACCGAAACGAACCGAACCACAGTGGAAATTCCTATATGCCCTCGCCGCACTACCCACAATGCCCAACTGTCAAATATTTCATTGTGTATATATCCACAAAAATATGACATTGCGGGCACCGAGCACCACGAAACCTAATTGGAAAGTGGAGGGGAAAGTCCTGGACATACATGTATTGCGACTGCGATTACTAATTTTCCCCCCCACCATGGGAGTGCAGTCTATGAATTATGGCTTGGAAAATGAAGTTAATGAGGAAATCTTATTAGTTtatgttttgtgtttgtgatCAGTAAAGAGGGGATAAATATTACGATCACAATTTGGGGACTGCAGAGGCTTGAAAACAAGTTACCCATGAAACTATCTACAAACTGTACTTTTTATACTCACCTGataatttatgtaattttatttcatacaaatatattttttagctGCGATGTTACCGTATCAAAAACGGGTATTGAGCTTGTATCCAAATGTGTTCcactatatatttttatgttttaaatAATGTTTTCTGAATCACTTATAGGTTAAGCAAAGCCTACTGCCTCGACTGTTTCAGATTTATCATAAAATTAGATAAATTAGATTCGATCATTACATCGAATCGCTTGCCTAAAAccgaaaatttcggtttttttacTCGCTCACTTTGTATTGGATTTTCTGGTggtgaaaaagagaaagaaacaaGGAAATTTGGTTTTTGAGGATCCTAATCAGATTGAAAGACGATAAAGGAGCATAAAGCATAAGGAGGCTTGAGTATAGCTATGATTTAATGAATACTTTGGATTCATGCAGGGCACTACTTCCTCTACTATTTTACATTAGTTTGAACATTGCCGTGTGCTATTTTTAAGTAGAATTTTCAGTCTAATTGAGCTTTAATTAATTACTTAACTAAaagtgtgcaaatatttgtaatatACAAAACGGAATTCCATTTATTTAATGggaaaaaaacattaaaataaattagtttAATGAAAACCTGTTGATGGGGGAGCCAAGGAGCCGAAGGATATTTACCAGAAAATCAGCAACAGAATTCAGATGCTCAAGGACGATACTAATTAAGTGCCTTTGCAATGCATGAAACGGCATCACGATAATGTCATggctctctcacacacacccacactcgTTCCATATCGTAAGGCTGGCATTAAATGTCATAAGCCTTGAAAATGATAATGCATAAATGTTAACAAATTTCACAGCCATGCCAGGCCTTCAACCTCTTCAGATTTGAGCATTAAATTCATTTCACATGCACGACAATAGACAGACGACAATGGATGCGACT from Drosophila pseudoobscura strain MV-25-SWS-2005 chromosome 4, UCI_Dpse_MV25, whole genome shotgun sequence encodes the following:
- the LOC6902592 gene encoding vitellogenin-1-like is translated as MAFHGGVNFIPFSELTKGIKTTELKTAKGKCHSEKSDKLSDRFKGGTSQRSPTISGCTFQLTPKSDRIGRKNRRPKEDFHKDHSLSVKIQKSSPLSSSGKEVKKKRIKKIKTGSPGSSPSCGNPRKSVKRSLHTKDSSASSTPGKTFRIIKRSEIHKSQPSPYGNLPKKIKRSGKTRKSPASSSSGSNRKEKARKSSSSLSPGRTFNKDSRMNMKRSPEMQKPMSSPYSKAVFRGISRIKANQSLQTRNPQSSSSSGGTLKKDPRMNRKKQSSESCKSTSTDEESPNLNFSPLSSYDEEMNTDLMISLSPISECASSDDASPGGYRMTRQRSSDVHISIFESSPDSCISKKKRSLLDPTSDELRTRKKLLNLMHKSHLRTSTSVASVPENEDGDTPTNKRSPISQKGTPNSPKSQKESHLKENVKSWACTYDDWLACKRRQRKEQQYRQMEERAARDFYAAQRKEISQMVYQMWLKNKKREEEAQRVQNHIQVAALNASFSLKSNPITVVAAAKPARNISKEEINLELENWRLKKIQMQRSKRQEEQLAKIKHEEDLFHRKRQSEMAIKKWFSTVHTKPKPVPMNQGFDSLRGTISKLYINPQPWVQ